DNA sequence from the Alphaproteobacteria bacterium genome:
CGCGCTTCGCGTCGCGGCGATCGCGCGCTGCATGCCGGAAGACAACTACCATGCCTTCATCGGCATTCTGTTCAAAAGCCAGGACCAATGGCGGCAGGGACTCGATGTCGATACGATCATCAAGGCTGTTTCGCAATATGCCAAACTGGGAGGCCTGAACGATGCCGATGCCGCCGCGTGCTCGACCAGCGACAAACTGATGGACGCCATCGTCGCCGGACGCACGAAAGCCACCGAGGATTACGGCATTCAGGCGACGCCGACCTTTATCATCAATGACGGCGCGGATAAAATATCGGGCGCGCAGGATTACAAAGCTTTCGCTACCATCATCGACCGCACCCTGACGAAGATTAAAGCCAAAGGACCATAATGTTACATTTTACCCAACTTAGATTGCACGGATTCAAGTCTTTCGTCGAGCGCACGGAACTCGACATCGGCCCCGGCATGACCGGCATTGTCGGCCCGAATGGCTGCGGCAAATCGAATCTGGTCGAAGCCCTGCGCTGGGTCATGGGCGAAACTTCCGCCAAACGCATGCGCGGCAGCGAAATGAATGACGTCATCTTCGGCGGCACGGCACTGCGTCCGGGACGCAACGTGGCCGAAGTCTCGCTGGTGCTGGACAACAGCAAGCGCGGCGCGACGGCGGAATTCAACGATGCCGATACGCTGGAGATCACGCGCCAGATCGAGCGCGACGCCGGATCGGACTATCGCGTCAACAGCCGCCCGGTGCGGCAGCGCGACGTTCAGCTGCTGTTCGCCGATCTCGCCACGGGGGCGCACGCCACCAGCCTGGTCAGCCAGGGACAAATCGACGCGCTGATCCGGGCCAAGCCGCAGGATCGGCGGCAGATCCTCGAAGAAGCTTCCGGCACGGCAGGGCTGCAGGCCCGGCGGCATGAAGCCGAACTGAAGCTCAAAGCCGCCGAGCAAAACCTGACCCGCGTCGATGACGTGCTGAACGCGCTCGACGCGCAATTGCGCGGCTTGAAAACCCAGGTGCGGCAAGCTTCGCGTTACCGGAATCTCGCGGATCATATCCGGCGCGCCGAAGCGGCGCTGGCGCATTTGCGCTGGGTCGCGGGGCAACAGCAATCCTCGAACAGCCGCGAAGCCCTGACGGCCGCCGAAGCCGCCGTCAATGAGTTTCTGGCCATCGTCACGCGCGGCGCGGCGGAACGGACCCAGGCGGCGGCCGAATTGCCGCCCTTGCGCCAGGCCGAAGCGGCGGCGGCGGCGGTCGTCCAGCGCCTGATCCTGGCGCGGGAACAGGTGGAAGCGGAACTGCGGCAAGTCGCGCAGGAAACCGCGCGGCAGGAAGAACGCCGCGCCCAGGCGATCCAGGATCGCGTCCGCGAAGAACATCTGCGCGAGGACGCGCTGGCCGCCACGGCCAAGCTCGACACCGAGAATGCCGAATTGGAAGCGCGGCTGGAAGCCATCGCCGTCGAACTGCCCGCCGCGAACGCGGCGCTCGACGAAGCCACGGCGGCGGTCGAAGGGCTTGACGGGCTTTTGGGCACGCTTACGCAGAATATCGCCGAATACGAAACCAAACATGCGGCGCTGACCCGCCGGATCGCCGAACTCGAAGACCGCCGGGCAAAGTTTCAGGAACGGCGCGAGGAATTCGTGCGGCAGCGCGCGGCGCTGACGGCGGAGAACGCGTCCCGTCCCGATCTAGCGCTGGCGCTGGCGATGATCGACGCCTGCGAGCAGGAAATGGAAAAGCGCCAGGCATCGGTGGCGCATTCCGAAACCGAGCAAAGCACGGCGGAAGAGCGACATAAGGCCGATCTTGAAATCCGGCGCGACGCCGACGCCAAGCTTACGAAATCGAAGGCGGAGGCCGAAGCGATCCGCACGGTGATGCGCGACGCGGCGGATGAGCAGATCCTCGATCTGGTCGAAGTCGCGCCCGGCCTTGAAACCGCGCTGGTCGCCGCGCTCGGCGAAGC
Encoded proteins:
- a CDS encoding DsbA family protein; the protein is MALGLTIAAPAHADRADEAAALPDRVLGNPDAPVTIIEYASLTCEHCAHFQKETLEQLKANYIATGKAKLIFRDYPLDGVALRVAAIARCMPEDNYHAFIGILFKSQDQWRQGLDVDTIIKAVSQYAKLGGLNDADAAACSTSDKLMDAIVAGRTKATEDYGIQATPTFIINDGADKISGAQDYKAFATIIDRTLTKIKAKGP